GGTGGTGGTTGGCTTAAGATAAAAAATATACCTGTGGATTTTCTCTATCGTAATGTTGCTCAGGTCAATCGCGTGATTGATGATTGCAGACTTGGGAAAATTACAATTGATTATCAACCCGGACATCCCCACGGTTTTGTCTCCTCAATTTATATGGGGGAAGTTGCGATTTCTTTACCACTTGCTGATTCTCACGGTGTTCTCGCAGCTTTGCAAGCCAAAACCAAACCCTATCCGATAGAACTGCAAAAAGCAACTATTGATACCTTCGCTTGGGAAATTAGCTTTTCGCTGTTTGTTGGGAAAAAGTCTATTGTGCGGGATGATATCGCCTATGCAGCAGGCTGTTGTTTCCGTAGTATTGCTTGTATGAATCAGGTTTTATTTGCACTAAATTGTGAGTACCTACTGAATGAGAAAGGAGCAGTCGCGATCGCGAATAATTTTGCTATGTGTCCGCATAACTATCAACAACGGGTGGAGTCCACTTTGGCTTTGTTAGCAACAAAATCTATCGCGGAAGCTATAGCTATTTTGGACAAAATTGAGCTTGAGTTGAGTCAATGGTATGGCGATCGCCGTTTAGAGATGTGATATTTATCCCAGGATTGGGCAAATGAATGCAAAAGGAACTTTAATATTCTTCTGTGGGAAAATGGGTGCAGGTAAATCCACTTTATCTCGGCAAATATCTCAAGAATTAAATGCAATTCTCTTATCTGAAGATGATTGGTTATCAACTCTTTACCCAGAAGAAATTAAGAATTTTGATGATTACTTGAAATATGCAAACCGCCTCAAACCACTATTAAAATCTCATATCAGAAGCATACTCAATTCGGGAATCTCCGTAGTTATGGATTTTCCAGCAAATACGATAAATCAAAGAGCATGGTTCAAGGATATATTTTTTAATCAAGGCATTCCCCATCGCCTAATATATCTTGATATCGATGATAAAACTTGTATAGAACAAATTGCCCAGCGACGGGAAACCAACCCAGAAAGGGCACTATTTGACACAGAAGAAGTTTTCCATCATGTCACCAGCTTCTTTCAACCACCATCTGCGGAAGAGGAATTCGCCATCGAGATTGTCAAACGTTGAGAATCGCAAGGGGTTTGGTTGCTATCATAATATTGGCAAAAATTTTCAGGCGATCGCTCTAGGGCAAAAACCCAAATTGAAGCGGGATAAAATGCCTTTGGAAGCCTGATTTTTAATCCAGACAGTAAAATCTTTAGACTTAAATTCTAACCCAGATAAATTATTAGCCCAGGGTTGCGATCGCATGAGGGATTATTTCAGGAATAGTGCGAATGTCAAAGAAAATGAGAGGGGGTTGTGTTATGGGGTTGGTAAGTGACTGTGCAGCTTACGCGACGTAAGTCGTTCGCAATCATTACTTGAGATATTTCTATCATGGTTTACACAAAACCTAACGAAGGTAGGGTTAATGAATAAATTACCCCTACGCAAGAATAAGTTTTTCAGTCACATACCTTTTTTGGTTCCGGAAAGGGGTTATTGTCAGTTTTTGTACCCTGTATTGCAATATGGATGAGTTAGTTGTCCATTATCCAAAGTTGCTAAACCTCCATCTTGTTTTCGTTGAACATGATCAATGGAAATAGAATTTCTATGGATGAACCCACCGCATATTTTACATCTAGGCGCAGTTTGTAAAGCCTCTCGCATATAAATTGCACTTTTTTGATTTGTACTGAAATCTTTGGAAACATATTCGTCCTGTTGAACAATATTTTGCAAGGCTAAATAGCTAAATTCATTATTAGCTACAATTTCTTTAATAGATTCTTCACTATTTTTACCAGCTTTGAATGCCGAAACAATATTCAGAAAAAGTTTAGAAATATGAGGATAACTTTTTTGGCTCGATCTATACTTACGATGAATTTGCTGTA
The Calothrix sp. 336/3 DNA segment above includes these coding regions:
- a CDS encoding nucleotidyltransferase domain-containing protein, producing the protein MNQQLPDFIHDVVERLQSIEGIATVALGGSRARGNYTPKSDVDLGIYYQSDNPIDVIALNQLACELDDNHRPNLITPIGGWGKWINGGGWLKIKNIPVDFLYRNVAQVNRVIDDCRLGKITIDYQPGHPHGFVSSIYMGEVAISLPLADSHGVLAALQAKTKPYPIELQKATIDTFAWEISFSLFVGKKSIVRDDIAYAAGCCFRSIACMNQVLFALNCEYLLNEKGAVAIANNFAMCPHNYQQRVESTLALLATKSIAEAIAILDKIELELSQWYGDRRLEM
- a CDS encoding ATP-binding protein, producing MNAKGTLIFFCGKMGAGKSTLSRQISQELNAILLSEDDWLSTLYPEEIKNFDDYLKYANRLKPLLKSHIRSILNSGISVVMDFPANTINQRAWFKDIFFNQGIPHRLIYLDIDDKTCIEQIAQRRETNPERALFDTEEVFHHVTSFFQPPSAEEEFAIEIVKR